The genome window TAACGTATCCAATTGATGAATTGTTTATGTTAAGCGTGCAGGGTGATTCGATGATCGAAATTGGGATTAATAATGGGGATCAAATCATTGTTCATCGACAATCAACGGCAGATAACGGGCAGATTGTTGTAGCAATGACAGAAGATTATGAAGCTACGGTAAAGAGATTCTATAAAGAAGCGGGGCAAATTCGTTTACATCCTGAAAATTCTACAATGGCGGATTTGTTTTATTCGAACGTGACAATATTAGGCCTCGTAATAAGCCTATACCGCCCAGTTCTTTTTTAATAATCTTTTTTGTAAATAGTGGATAATTGTTCTCGGATTTTTGTGCTATATTTATTAGTCAGGGGGAAGATATGAACGATTATTCAACTAATGTTAATGATTATCAACGAGCTTATAATTTGGTGCAGAAAATCACTGCCCAAACAAGCAAAGTAATTATTGGTAAAGACGAAGTTGTTAAAATGACAATTGCGGCAATGCTTGCTTCGGGACATGTGCTTTTTGATGATATTCCTGGGGTTGGTAAAACGACTTTAGTTCGAGGTTTAGCGCGAGCAATTGGTTTGGATTTCACTCGAATCCAATTTACACCTGATTTAATGCCTGCTGACATTTTGGGGACTTCAATTTTTAATCAAAATACGAATAAGTTTTCTTTTCATCAAGGACCAATTTTTTCGACAGTGGTTTTGGCTGACGAGATTAATCGAGCAACCCCGCGGACTCAATCTGCGCTATTAGAGGCGATGTCTGATTATTCGGTAACGGTTGATGACAATCACTTTGATTTGAATCCTGATTTTTTTGTACTTGGGACGCAAAATCCGTTAGCTTTTGAAGGGACGTATCCTTTACCGGAAGCTCAGCTGGACCGCTTTTTGATGCGGTTAACGATTGGTTATCCAGATGTTGATGATGAATTTCGTTTAATTTATCAAACTGATCTAAGTGATCATATCGAACGAGTGCAAGAAGTTGCTAGTACTCACGACATTCATTGGCTCAAAGGTCTTGTGAAATCAGTTCATTTAGCAAATAATGTTGCGACTTATGTTCTGAATTTAGTTCAGGCAACGCGCAATCAACCAGAAATTAAATTGGGGATTAGTCCGCGGGGAACGCTTGCTTTAGTTCAAGCTGCCAAAGCTTATGCTGTTACTAATGGTGAAAATTATGTTTCGCCTGAAACCGTGCAACAAGTGCTCTTACCCGTATTCTCTCATCGAATTATTTTAGAAGATGAGTATGTGCAGACAATTCAGCCAGAGGAGATTCTCCAGGAAATTGTCGCGCAGGTTGAAATTCCGGTTCATTAATGATGCGGCAGAAATTTCTAACATATTTGCATAATATCGCAACCTTATTTGTCTTTTTTTTGTTTTTGCTTTTTGGGTGGATTTTCAACAACGTAACAGGCTGGGCTATTTTTTATACCTTTTTTATATTTTTGATTCTTGAATTTATCCAGATCCTAGCGCCGTTACACGGAGTTCGTGTAAGTTCGCGTGAACAGTTTATTTATTATGGTGATGAAGATGAATTTCTGAAATTGGATCTTTCAGCGAAGCACCATCTTTTCTTTCCGCGGCTATCAATTCAGTTGTTTGACCGCCAAGTTTTTCGAGGCGAGGGGAAAATAAGTAGTCGGGATTTCTTGCATCCAGCTCATCTCGATCTTTATTTATACCTACTTCCACGGGGATATTATCCGGAGAATACATTGCTGCTCTTAGCTAATGACTACTTTCTGATGTGGGAAAAAAGTCGGATTATTGGGCAAAAAATGGATTTGTATATTTTGCCGCAACGACTAAAAAAAGAGGGGCAGCGCTTGGCCCTGGCAGTCGAGAAAATTATGCAAATTCCGGCTAAAGATGCTGAAATTACAAGCTTTGAATTTAAGAAATATCGAGATTACGAGAATCGGGACAGTCTGAAGTCGATCGACTGGAAGAAGTCAGCCAAAACATCAAAATTGACGGTACGGGAAGACTATCCAGAACGAGAACCGCAAAATGTTTTAATTTTCTGGGGCGAGAACGGGGAGAATTTTGAGCATTCGTTGGCGATTTTTAACTCAATGTATGAAGTTTTGGACCCAACAGACTTTCAGCAAGTTTTTTTGGTGGGCGAGAAATCTTATGTGGGTAAACACATTGATAAGAAGTGGTTGGCTGAGCTAGAAGCTTTTACTCAAATGCCAAAGCTCGAATTGTTGTCAAAAGTTAGAGAACGCAACGTTTATCTTTTTAGTGTGGGGACTTCTGCCAACTTAAATCGAGCTGCCCAATTTCTGCGCCAGCATAATGAAATTATTTATTTAAATCTCAAATCGCCAGAATTGCTGTTAATTACCTCCCGCTATTTTTCGAGGCAGGTTTATTTAGAGGATTACAATGAAAATTAAGAAGAATGCTCTAGCATTATTTTTTTTAGCAATACTCAATGTTGTGATTGTCGCAGCAGCAGTTCCCGGATTTGTTGATATCAATCTACCAGACACCAAAGCAATTGTTTTGAAGAAAATCCTCTTTATTGATTTTTATTTGTTTATAGTTGCAATGGCATTTTACTTAGGAGCTAAAAAACGGCGCTGGTGGGGATTTGTCAGCTGGATTTTTGGCTTCGTTTCCCAACTTTTCTTGCTTTTTCTACTATTTCCTAGTCAGGCTGGGCATAATTGGTTTAAAGTATTTGGAGCAGAAGTCAGCCGTGAATTGAGCAGTTTGTGGGGCTTTAATTTTGTTGTGATGCCGACGGTTTTAGCGACGATTATTGTCCTTTTTTTCGCCACTTTGATTTTGGGATTTGGAATTTATTGCGATCTGTGGTACATAACATTTCCGCTAGTTCTGACTTATATTCTGTCGATTACGGTCTTCGATAGCCACGATCACTGGGTGGCAGCGATTGTGATTTTGCTTTGTTTTGCTCTACAAATTTTTATGGTTACCAACTATCAGGAGATTTTTGTCAGCAAAAAACCGCATTTAGGGTTATTGGTGCTCGCTTTTTTGGTGCTCGCTATTTCACTTGGCGGGGGAATAATTTTTCGCAAGACTTTTGTGAATTTGACCAAAGTCGTTGATGGACCAGGGGTGCGGGTGCGAAATAAGCTCAACACGCTGGGATTCTATCAAACAATTAATGAACAAACGCAAAATAATCCCGAAGCCAGAAAGGCAGGATTTTCAATCAACAGTCGCGAACTTGGGGGACCTATGCTCGATAACAACCGATTGGTTTATACAGTTTGGGAGAAACAGCCGAATTATCTGCGCATCGATACGAAGCATAACTACTCTGGGCGCGGGTTTAACGATAACGAAACTTTAGGGAGCGAATTGTCGGGGCGCACGCTTTTGCTTGATGAGGTTAAGCTGCCAACTAAAGGGACTCGAAGCTCAATCAAAATTATTTATAGCAATACTATGAAGGCGGCGGTTAACCAGTTTATTCCGCAAGTTTACGGGAAAATTTCGATTGATTTTGGCAGCCAGAAGATTAATTCAGCCACACATAATATGGAAAATTCTCTTTTGCAATATGATAATTCTAAAAGCAGAACTTCCCAATTTAGCTATGAAGTAAACTATTATGATGTCTCAAATGATAATATCAAAAAGAATACCGGAGGCGAGATCCCGGAAGATGTCCAGAAGATGTACACGCAGCTGCCAAAGAAATTGCCGTCGCGGGTCAATGAATTAGCCCAACAGGTCACAAAAAGTAAGGATAATCAGCTCGATAAAGTGCTGGCGCTGCAAAATTATTTGAAGACAAATTCACGCTTCACTTATTCACGTCTTGAAGCTCAGAGAACACCCGCGGGCCATGACTTTGTTGATTATTTTCTCTTTGATCATCCGGTCGGTTATTGCGACAATTTTGCCACTTCAATGGTGGTAATGCTTCGCACGCTAGGTATTCCAGCGCGTTATGCCGAAGGATTTTCGCCTGGGACCTCCAAGCAGAAGATTGGGGATAATTACGAATACGAGATTAGAAACAACAACGCTCACAGCTGGCCGGAGGTTTACTTTGCCCAGATTGGCTGGGTTCCGTTTGAACCGACGCCAGGCTTTCGAGGTCGTGGCAAGGATTCAGATAATTCTTCTTCAGTCGATGATTTAACGGCGAAGGGTTCCAGCCAGACCTCTAGTGGCTCTAATAGCTCTGAGACAAGTTCAAGTAGTGGTTCAACGAGTTCTTCGACTAGTAAGTCCACGAAAAGTTCGACTAGCAGCCTCTCGAAGAAGTCAGCTCCCAAGACGCCGCCGCACAAGCCTAATCCGTTCTTGCCGTGGATACTGTCAATAATGGCACTCGTTTTGATTGTTGCGCTCTTTATTTTCCGCCAGACTTTCTATTGGCTTTTCTTAGGAATTGTGTTTGCGGGAGGAAGGTGGCCTGAAAAATGCTATTTAACGATTTTGCGTTATTTTGAAGGACGTCTAAAACGCGAATCTGATGAACCGCTCGCTCAATATGCTAAGCGGGTGGGGATCCTTTATCCGCAGATTAACGATTTGTTTATTAAATCGACGCATCAGTACGAAGTGAAGATCTATGGAAATGAGGCTGAATCTAGTGAGTTGGGTTCAGTCTTACATGAATTGATAATTACGATGATGAAAAATCCACGGAGTTTGAGTAGTTAAGCTGGTTTAGAGACCAGCTATTTTTGTGCAAAAAAATACCCCGCAACGGGGCAGAATTCAATTTTATTCAACAGGTTCTTCGTGGTTCAAGACTTGTTGCCACATTTGCCAAACTGCATCAGGATAAAACCGGGAAGCAGATTCATAAGCTCTTGTACTCAAAGTCTTTTGAAGGAATGGATCTTTTAGGATATTGATGAAAATTTTTGCCATTTCTTTATAGTCGCCCTCTTTGATCAGGTAACCATTCTCGCCTTCTTCAATGATTTGAGGCGCACCGTATTTGATGTCATAAGCGACGATTGGCACTCCGTGGTTGATCGCCTCAACCATCGAAAGGGGCGCACCTTCAACTTTGGAGGTGTTAGCTAAACAGATTGAGTGATCGTAAACTTCGGCGATATTTTTCGTATAACCGCGTAAACGAACGGTTTCTTGCAAACCAAAACGATTGATGGCGATCAGTAATTTATTTACTTCGAAATCATTCATCGCATAGCCCCAGATATCTA of Xylocopilactobacillus apicola contains these proteins:
- a CDS encoding AAA family ATPase — translated: MNDYSTNVNDYQRAYNLVQKITAQTSKVIIGKDEVVKMTIAAMLASGHVLFDDIPGVGKTTLVRGLARAIGLDFTRIQFTPDLMPADILGTSIFNQNTNKFSFHQGPIFSTVVLADEINRATPRTQSALLEAMSDYSVTVDDNHFDLNPDFFVLGTQNPLAFEGTYPLPEAQLDRFLMRLTIGYPDVDDEFRLIYQTDLSDHIERVQEVASTHDIHWLKGLVKSVHLANNVATYVLNLVQATRNQPEIKLGISPRGTLALVQAAKAYAVTNGENYVSPETVQQVLLPVFSHRIILEDEYVQTIQPEEILQEIVAQVEIPVH
- a CDS encoding DUF58 domain-containing protein gives rise to the protein MMRQKFLTYLHNIATLFVFFLFLLFGWIFNNVTGWAIFYTFFIFLILEFIQILAPLHGVRVSSREQFIYYGDEDEFLKLDLSAKHHLFFPRLSIQLFDRQVFRGEGKISSRDFLHPAHLDLYLYLLPRGYYPENTLLLLANDYFLMWEKSRIIGQKMDLYILPQRLKKEGQRLALAVEKIMQIPAKDAEITSFEFKKYRDYENRDSLKSIDWKKSAKTSKLTVREDYPEREPQNVLIFWGENGENFEHSLAIFNSMYEVLDPTDFQQVFLVGEKSYVGKHIDKKWLAELEAFTQMPKLELLSKVRERNVYLFSVGTSANLNRAAQFLRQHNEIIYLNLKSPELLLITSRYFSRQVYLEDYNEN
- a CDS encoding transglutaminase-like domain-containing protein, with the protein product MKIKKNALALFFLAILNVVIVAAAVPGFVDINLPDTKAIVLKKILFIDFYLFIVAMAFYLGAKKRRWWGFVSWIFGFVSQLFLLFLLFPSQAGHNWFKVFGAEVSRELSSLWGFNFVVMPTVLATIIVLFFATLILGFGIYCDLWYITFPLVLTYILSITVFDSHDHWVAAIVILLCFALQIFMVTNYQEIFVSKKPHLGLLVLAFLVLAISLGGGIIFRKTFVNLTKVVDGPGVRVRNKLNTLGFYQTINEQTQNNPEARKAGFSINSRELGGPMLDNNRLVYTVWEKQPNYLRIDTKHNYSGRGFNDNETLGSELSGRTLLLDEVKLPTKGTRSSIKIIYSNTMKAAVNQFIPQVYGKISIDFGSQKINSATHNMENSLLQYDNSKSRTSQFSYEVNYYDVSNDNIKKNTGGEIPEDVQKMYTQLPKKLPSRVNELAQQVTKSKDNQLDKVLALQNYLKTNSRFTYSRLEAQRTPAGHDFVDYFLFDHPVGYCDNFATSMVVMLRTLGIPARYAEGFSPGTSKQKIGDNYEYEIRNNNAHSWPEVYFAQIGWVPFEPTPGFRGRGKDSDNSSSVDDLTAKGSSQTSSGSNSSETSSSSGSTSSSTSKSTKSSTSSLSKKSAPKTPPHKPNPFLPWILSIMALVLIVALFIFRQTFYWLFLGIVFAGGRWPEKCYLTILRYFEGRLKRESDEPLAQYAKRVGILYPQINDLFIKSTHQYEVKIYGNEAESSELGSVLHELIITMMKNPRSLSS